One genomic window of Pempheris klunzingeri isolate RE-2024b chromosome 12, fPemKlu1.hap1, whole genome shotgun sequence includes the following:
- the slc3a1 gene encoding amino acid transporter heavy chain SLC3A1: MSTKKEPGIMELGECTRNPGYQDVEGGGSAADTVTVTPGDKPDARAVDADPDAAEEYTQLKPYAGMPKEVLLLYSSQARYRVPREVLFWLTVACTLALVALTAAVIALSPRCLSWWQSSPVYQVYPRSFKDSDGDGVGDLKGIQEQLDHFQYLNIKSVWISPFYLSPMKDFGYDVEDFRAIDPLFGTMQDFEELLAEMHNRGLKLIMDFIPNHTSDRHRWFNLSRTGDPHYKDYYVWTDCNATALRPNNWVSVFGNSSWTYDEVRGQCYLHQFLKEQPDLNFRNPHVRREMTDIIHFWLKKGVDGFRMDAVKHILEAAHLRDEPQVDPNKPAESVTSEWDLYHDYTTSQLGLHDLLRDWRAEMDIYSREPGRYRFMVTESYDYHEVDKTMMYYGTPLVKESDFPFNFYLLDLPQNTSGSWVQHLVHLWMANMPKGQWANWVVGNHDKPRIASSAGQTYTRIINMLLLTLQGTPTTYYGEEIGMENINVTDSQIQDPAGKYNASASRDPQRAPMQWSAATNAGFNNKTNATWLPVHPDYRGVNVEVQKKDKGSVLAQYRFLSTLRQSELSLQRGWFCYVHTDASVFSYLRELDGLDRAFLMVLNFGKESVITDLSSVRELPDQLKVLMSTNHVNDGKVLQKSRILTEAGEGLVIQYSTHTRFNPSHPGQCFISEKACYLRAMDILYNC, translated from the exons ATGAGCACTAAGAAGGAGCCCGGTATCATGGAGCTGGGGGAGTGCACCAGGAACCCGGGCTACCAGGATGTGGAGGGCGGCGGGTCAGCCGCGGACACCGTCACCGTCACCCCCGGGGACAAGCCGGACGCCAGGGCGGTGGACGCGGACCCGGACGCGGCGGAGGAGTACACGCAGCTCAAACCGTACGCCGGGATGCCGAaggaggtgctgctgctgtactcCTCCCAGGCCCGGTACCGTGTGCCCCGGGAGGTCCTGTTCTGGCTGACGGTGGCCTGCACCCTGGCGCTGGTGGCGCTCACCGCCGCGGTGATCGCGCTGTCGCCGCGCTGCCTGAGCTGGTGGCAGAGCTCCCCGGTGTACCAGGTTTACCCCCGATCCTTCAAAGACTCTGACGGGGACGGGGTCGGAGACCTCAAAG GTATTCAGGAGCAGCTGGATCACTTCCAGTACCTGAACATCAAGTCAGTTTGGATCAGTCCTTTCTACCTCTCTCCCATGAAGGACTTCGGCTATGACGTGGAGGATTTCCGGGCCATCGACCCGCTCTTTGGAACCATGCAGGACTTTGAAGAGCTCCTGGCTGAAATGCACAACAGAG GTTTGAAGCTGATCATGGACTTCATTCCCAATCATACCAGTGATCGACACCGCTGGTTCAACCTGAGCCGGACTGGAGATCCTCACTACAAAGATTACTACGTCTGGACCGACTGCAACGCAACCGCACTGAGGCCTAATAACTGG GTGAGTGTGTTTGGGAACTCGTCGTGGACTTACGATGAAGTCAGAGGGCAGTGCTACCTGCACCAGTTCCTCAAGGAGCAGCCAGACCTGAACTTCAGAAACCCACACGTCCGCAGAGAGATGACT GATATTATTCACTTCTGGCTGAAGAAGGGAGTGGATGGCTTTCGGATGGATGCAGTGAAGCACATCCTGGAGGCTGCACACCTGAGGGATGAACCACAGGTGGATCCAAACAAACCGGCG GAGTCTGTAACGTCAGAGTGGGACCTCTACCATGACTACACCACCAGTCAGCTGGGCTTACACGACCTGCTGAGGGACTGGAGGGCTGAGATGGACATCTACAGCCGTGAGCCTGGCAGATACAG GTTCATGGTGACGGAATCATATGATTATCACGAGGTGGACAAGACCATGATGTACTATGGCACTCCACTGGTTAAAGAAAGTGACTTCCCCTTTAACTTTTACCTGCTGGACCTGCCTCAGAACACCAGCGGCTCATGGGTTCAACATCTGGTCCACCTGTGGATGGCCAACATGCCCAAGGGACAATGGGCCAACTGGGTG GTCGGGAACCATGACAAGCCTCGGATTGCCTCCAGTGCTGGTCAGACGTACACTCGTATAAtcaacatgctgctgctgacccTGCAGGGCACACCCACCACCTACTACGGCGAGGAGATTGGCATGGAGAACATTAATGTCACAGACAGTCAGATACAGGACCCTGCTGGCAAATACAATGCA AGCGCCAGTCGGGACCCTCAGCGGGCTCCAATGCAGTGGAGTGCTGCCACGAATGCAGGCTTTAACAACAAAACCAACGCCACCTGGTTGCCCGTGCACCCAGACTACAGAGGTGTCAATGTGGAG GTCCAGAAGAAAGATAAAGGTTCTGTTCTGGCTCAGTACCGTTTCCTGAGCACCCTGCGTCAGTCAGAGCTCTCCCTTCAGCGTGGGTGGTTCTGCTATGTCCACACTGATGCCAGTGTCTTCTCTTACCTCAGAGAGCTGGACGGGCTTGACCGGGCGTTCCTCATGGTGCTTAACTTTGGGAAAGAATCTGTCATCACGGATCTCTCCTCTGTTCGAGAGTTACCTGATCAGTTGAAGGTGCTGATGAGCACAAACCATGTCAACGATGGCAAGGTGCTACAAAAGTCTCGTATCCTGACAGAAGCAGGGGAGGGTTTGGTGATCCAGTACTCCACCCACACTCGGTTTAATCCCAGCCACCCCGGACAGTGCTTCATCTCTGAGAAGGCCTGCTATTTGAGGGCCATGGACATACTTTATAACTGCTAA
- the prepl gene encoding prolyl endopeptidase-like has product MAVLSSLLSSCTRLFTPSRLRFGEVAVCKRIARLSRTSDTSSSSVDHLSHGLERYKDLQKYFSRRLRAAYRRFSNTPDQSVVCGRHHVYFIESDGVYRMDKRRGELEPEQVLNLGQVPEQVENVGLDNEDRKQGFQWSVQRIRLSPQEKHLAATLKTNHKEEPRCVVVRLGKRMSPLDPSHIVCTLHKVFSFEWATDEILFYTTLESLRCSSVFRMDLTSSGSRITSVYEEKQPDVFVEVALSRSRKLLTINCNSRTTSEVLLIDTTTTSNLEPLLVQPRQLDLLYHVEHWRSWLIILTNGVPGQEYQVMQAPLSEPSMFSWVPLFAPDPGTAVKDMDVVGDHCVLVARTPSGELALIVIPLAHPKEAYTVQLPSWACAITTKKPAMGDQRSVLEFVISSPVRSPVPYCLYPENGLLLSGTENGSSSDNQGNYTTTRLEACNQDGTLVPVTLFHSVSVEDLRRAPLLVHVYGAYGRDLNMEFCPEKRLLLEKGWALAYCHIRGGGERGLSWQRQARVEGKQKGVEDLQACLHHLYSLGVSSPSLTALKACSAGAVPVGVLCNRHPHMMRAVTLQAPFLDVLGTMEDPSLPLTLEDREEWGDPVGNPNHKLTISSYCPLHNITPQCYPSILLTAYSGDARVPLAGVLKYTERLKNAIHTHFTMNPKSESEPAPNIVLNIQPGTDHFGPEDFEFMLEEEALELAFLYTELGLDPLRRPRKRKR; this is encoded by the exons ATGGCCGTCCTCTCGTCTCTGCTGTCTTCATGTACCCGTCTCTTCACACCATCCCGGCTCCGATTTGGGGAGGTAGCCGTCTGCAAGCGGATAGCACGGCTCTCCCGGACGTCG GACACTTCAAGCTCATCAGTTGACCATCTCAGCCATGGACTTGAGAGGTACAAGGACTTGCAGAAGTATTTCAGCCGGAGACTGAGGGCAGCATACCGCCGCttctccaacacacctgatcaGTCAGTG GTCTGTGGACGTCACCATGTGTATTTCATCGAAAGTGATGGCGTCTACAGAATGGACAAGAGACGGG GTGAGCTGGAGCCAGAGCAGGTGCTAAATCTGGGTCAAGTCCCTGAGCAGGTGGAGAATGTAGGGCTTGATAATGAAGACAGGAAGCAGGGGTTTCAGTGGTCCGTCCAGAGAATACGTCTGTCCCCACAGGAGAAGCATCTTGCTGCCACACTAAAAACTAATCACAAAGAGGAGCCCAG GTGTGTGGTTGTGAGGCTTGGAAAGAGAATGTCGCCTCTGGATCCCTCACACATTGTGTGCACACTGCACAAAGTCTTCAGCTTTG AGTGGGCCACCGACGAGATCCTTTTTTACACAACCCTGGAGAGTCTAcgctgcagcagtgtgtttcGTATGGATCTGACCTCCAGTGGAAGCAGGATAACCTCTGTGTATGAGGAAAAGCAGCCTGA tgtgtttgtggaggtTGCCCTTTCCAGGAGCCGAAAGCTACTCACCATCAACTGCAACAGCAGGACCACTTCAGAGGTGCTGCTAATTgatacaacaacaacatccaATTTAGAGCCTCTCCTAGTTCAGCCACGCCAGCTGGACCTCCTGTACCATGTGGAGCACTGGAGAAGTTGGCTAATTATACTGACTAATGGAGTGCCTGGGCAGGAATATCAG GTGATGCAGGCCCCTCTCTCAGAGCCATCCATGTTCTCCTGGGTGCCATTGTTTGCCCCCGACCCTGGCACTGCAGTTAAAGACATGGACGTGGTTGGAGATCACTGCGTGTTGGTTGCGAGAACACCATCCGGTGAACTCGCCCTGATCGTGATCCCACTGGCCCATCCCAAAGAAGCATATACTGTACAG CTCCCCTCCTGGGCCTGTGCCATCACAACCAAGAAACCAGCCATGGGAGACCAACGCAGTGTGTTAGAGTTTGTAATTTCATCTCCGGTCCGCTCCCCTGTGCCGTACTGCCTATACCCTGAGAATGGGCTTCTTTTATCAGGCACTGAAAATGGGTCCTCTTCAGATAACCAGGGCAATTATACCACCACACGCTTAGAGGCCTGCAATCAA GATGGTACCTTGGTGCCAGTGACACTGTTTCATTCTGTATCTGTGGAGGATTTGAGACGGGCACCACTACTGGTCCATGTGTACGGAGCGTATGGCAGAGATCTCAACATGGAGTTCTGCCCAGAGAaaaggctgctgctggagaaaggCTGGGCTCTGGCCTACTGCCACATCAG aggtggaggagagcgGGGTCTGTCATGGCAAAGACAAGCTCGTGTGGAGGGGAAGCAGAAAGGAGTGGAGGACCTCCAAGCCTGTCTCCATCACCTTTACTCATTAGGAGTCTCCTCACCGTCTCTCACTGCGCTTAAAGCCTGCAGTGCTGGAGCTGTGCCAGTAGGAGTACTGTGCAACAGACACCCACACATGATGCGGGCTGTCACACTGCAG GCCCCTTTCCTAGATGTGTTGGGAACTATGGAGGATCCCAGCCTGCCTCTGACTTTGGAAGACAGAGAAGAATGGGGTGACCCAGTAGGAAACCCAAATCACAAACTCACCATCTCCTCCTACTGCCCCCTCCACAACATCACGCCTCAG TGCTATCCATCAATTCTGCTGACGGCCTACAGCGGCGATGCCAGGGTTCCTCTGGCAGGCGTCCTCAAATACACTGAGCGGTTAAAAAACGCCATTCATACACACTTCACCATGAATCCAAAGTCGG aATCTGAACCAGCACCAAACATAGTTCTCAATATCCAACCTGGAACAGATCACTTTGGACCAGAAGACTTTGAGTTCATGCTGGAGGAG GAAGCCCTCGAGTTAGCATTCCTATACACAGAGCTGGGCCTGGACCCTCTTCGGCGTCCACGCAAGAGGAAGAGATAA